The sequence gggagtttttgcttcaacatgtgtgtttgacttagagatagagatttgagtttgatttacaaaaacaaaccaagtggtggcaaaagatgatccatatatgccaaaattggataaaactcaaagttagtttttatttgaagtgattttgcacttgttctagttgctttatgttgtgttggcataaatcaccaaaaagggggagattgaaagggaaatgtgcctttgggccaattctaagtattttggtgattgagtgcaaacacaagtgcttaaatgtgaaaatgtgcccatggttgaacaaagtgcaaatcacaagtaaaggtatgtttctaagccttagtacattggttttgtgtactaatatcttgtctaagtgttagaaacaggaaggagaagaaaagaaaggaagtggagagttggctgtgtgcagccaaaaggctgtttcgggctggggcaccggactgtccggtgtgcaccggacagtgtccggtgcgcctgaccagcgcggagcaaaccagccgctctcgggtttttctccggcgacttcggctaaaattcaccggactgtccggtgtgcaccggactgtccggtgagccaacggtcggccgggccaacggtcggccgcgcgatcggcgcgcgacacgtggccgaaccaacggtcggaaagatacaccggactgtccggtgtgcaccggacatgtccggtgcgccaactgtgcgcagatctgcatcagaaagcaacggtcggatgcactgtttatggaaacaaatcgggcaccggacagtgtccggtgtgcaccgaactgtccggtgcgccacgagacagaaggcaaagatggccttccagatttgttcccaacggctcctagctgccttggggctataaaagggacccctaggcgcatggaggagcacaccaagcattcctacaacatctctaagcaccaagacatcgatctcgcgcatttgtttcattgtgatagcatatagagctcttgtggagttgtgaactctttgagttgtgttgcgagctcgtgttgctgcttgtgtgcgcgttgttgctctgattttgagtcttgtgtgcgttgctagttccctccttactccgtgtttctttgtgaaactcaattgtaagggcgagagactccaagttgtggagattccttgcaaacgggaaaagatcaaaggaaagaagaacaccgtggtattcaagttgatcattggatcacttgagaggagttgagtgcaactctcgtccgttgggacgccacaacgtggagtaggcaagttttgtacttggccgaaccacgggataaccaccgtgtcatctctgtgcttgaattcttgtggttattgtgttttgactcctctctagccacttggccataactgtgctaacacttaaccaaagttttgtggcttaagttttgaagttttacaggatcacctattcaccccccctctaggtgctctcaatggagACGATCGGTAAACCTGTAATCTGTCTCAGAAATAAATTTATTTCAGAAATAAACATGTAACCTATGTGTGACTGTCCAATGTATGACTGAACACAAAACATTGCAGAAACACACTAAACACCCAACATTGCGCAATAGGCCCACTCCCAGAGTTACTTCCTGCTGCTTCCAACAGTTTACCAGCATTGTTCTATGGAATTTCTAAACACCGCTCTCTCTAGCGTGTGAAATTATTACCAGTTTCAGGCGTTAATCGAAGCAGCAAATCCTTCCCATGCAGAATTAGTTCCACAAAAGTATAAAACCCATACCATGgcggcacacaaattttatagaaCATACCGCGGTGGCTCGAAGGAGCGCCGGGAGTGCAGGACGACCCAGTTGTCGACTGAGAAGTAGGCTCCTGCAAGGACTTTCGAAAGTCACATGTATAGCAAAAAGAACAACATACTGAACACAGAGAAAGAATTGCGCAGGATGAACTCGTAATCGACCATCACCTGGCTGATGGTGGGCGTCAGATGTACTCGCGTGTGTCCGCTTGGTGGTCTCGTGTATGGCCTCCCTTCGGACTTATAATTCCAGGAAGGCACGCCATTTGGGGATGTGGATGGAGGGCGAGGTGTGGGGGAGATACGTACTGCCGAGATCGTGTTCTTGCCAATTCGGGGGTGGATGGGGGCCAGGCGGTGGGGCCGTGGCCGATGCTGAGCTCCTCCAATTGGGGAGGCGCTGATGGCGGCCGAGATTTGGAGCACTGGCGGCGAAGCAGCGCATGGCATGTAGCGGCTAGGGCGCTGCCGCTGATGACGGCTAGGGCTCGATTTTGGTAGGAGTTGGCGGAGGGCGCTGATGGCGGCTGGGATTGGAGGGCAGGATTGGAGAGTAAGGAATCGAGGCGGGGCATGGCTTGCTGCCGTGATTGGAGGCGAGTTGGGCGCTTGGCGGGCAGCTTTCTGCGCATTCCTGGCGGCCGTGATTGGAGGCGGAGGTGAGGTGCGAGAATGGCAAGAACACGATCTCAGTTTGAATGGCAAAGAAACTGCACTGCAGTCCAGACCATCATTCACCATTGGCCATTGGCAAAGTGAAGAACACAGGAAGCACAATAATTGAACCACAAAGGCCATTGGCCAGTTCATAAATAAAAGGCTATTCAATAGCACATATTACAAACAACAACAGACTAAACTGAAGAACACATGTCGCAAAGGACAGTTCAGTGTTACACTACAATTCATACACTTCCCATTAAAGACACTAAACTCTAAAACAACATTAGTTGATACGACTTGATTCAAATGGTGTGATCCATTTAGTGGGTGGGTGTGGTTGATTCCAAAAGGCCTCCTCATCACACTGCACCTTCTGACATTTAAATCAAACTGCAATCTGTGAGAGAAAAAAAATGTGGTGTCTTCAATCAGCATTGATTTGAAAACAGCAAAAAAAAATCACGAACATAAATTTCCTGCTTCGACAGTTTGATGCCTACTCAAACTGTCCTACAAGTGACAGAACTGAGGTCGTTAGTGGTTGATGCCTACTCAAACCAAGAACAATACCAAAACTACAAAGGATAGGTTGTTATAATAACAGGAATCCAATTGCCATCTTCGGGATACCAAGTTTACGAAGCCGCGAGATCGGGATACCTGAGATCCAAAAAGCTCCTCTGCTACATATAGCAATTCTTGGCTTTCCAGATCATCTGGAAATGTCTCGGCCGTTCTTGTCAAATACTTGCTCGAACTATCATTTGAGCCTTTCTGACCTGTTTATTTATGCCCTGTTCTGCAGGTTGGGGTGGCCCAGGAGGCTACGTTTATCAGAAGGCCTACCTTGAATTCTTCTGCGCAAAAGAGAAGTTGTACGACCAGCTAATTGAGAAGATCAAAGCATTCCCTTCTCTCACTTTCATTGCGGTGAACAAGGATGGAGAATCGTTCTCCAATATTGCACCGAACGCCGCGAATGCTGTCACGTGGGGTGGGCTTCCCTGGCAAGGAGATTAGCCAGCCTACCGTTGTTGATCCAGCAAGTTTTATGGTCTGGAAGGACGAAGCATTTGAAATCTGGACACGGGGGTGGGCTTGCCTGTTCCCTGATGGTGACTCATCTAGGGAACTACTAGAGAAGGCACTCTGCAAACCTTTATGTTTGAACATAATATTTGATTCCGTATAAGGATttgttcgttttgctctcaatccatgtggattgggtgggattggatgggtttcaatcccaaacaagttaaaatctttcacaattttttccaatcccatccaatccacatgggattggaataaccgaacaagccctaaagttagctctcaatccatgtggattgagtagaattggataggtttaaatctcaaacaagtcaaagttcttctaatatTTTTGCAACTTTATCCAATCCAACCTCATCCAATCCATATATAATGGGAATAACCGAATAAGGTCTAATAGTGCAGTCAAATGAGCTCCATCTGAAACATTTTTTTAGGAGATCTGTTCGTTTAGGTGTGTCATGGTTGTGGTTCAGTAATATCCCCTCTGCTGCACTTTCTGCTAAGAACATAATATCTTTTAGCTTGAACTTGGACATCTCGCTGCACTTTTAGGGTACCACGTGATCCGGGAACATTGCCTTCTCCTGTCTCAACTCAACACCTGAGCTGACCCGATCTCGCCTCCTTCCTGCATTGCCTCTGATCCCTTGTATTAGTCGGTAACGACTAATATACAATTAGACCTTAGGTACAAACATGCAAACGAGCATCCTATTCTGTTTGATCATGATTTAATTGTATATATAGTTATAGTTTTTAGTAGCTTATTTATAAATCTATACGAACTGGTGGAAATatttaagtgttaaatgtgacATACGTTTAGATCATGATGTAATGGATCACGATGCTCGCTTGCATTTATCCGTGTTAAATTGTCTTATACAGATTGGTACAATGCTCAAAGCAGGTCCAATGCGACATAAGTATTTCTATCTCCGTCCAACAAAGTACGACATTTCAGTTTTGTTCTGAGTCGTATAATCAAAGTAGCATCTACAGAGAGAATCATTCTTATCTATGGCACCGAATAGAGTAACTAGTTAGAGAAATATATTCCATTATCTATCTAAAATGGTACGTATTTATTTGCTATTATAAATTAGCTGTTGTTGGTCTCATCCCATGCAGATGCCTTGTGACCGAAGTTTGTCTCGTTTGGGTGGATCCATGTTACAATAAGTTTTTTTTCTCTGTACACAACTCGTGTCCACTTTTTAAATTTTCTTAGACAGCTTGTTTGAGGATCCTCTTTTCCTTGCTTTTTTATATTATTCTAGATTTATTTGGATTGTCAGGCTTGTTCGATTAAGAGCTGATTGAAAAGGATCGAAGGGGATTGAATCCCTTGCTAGATCCCCTTCGCCCCATGCAATCGAACAAAGCTTTATTCGTTTTTAGCTTGTGTTATGAGGACTCTCATAATTATATCGTATAATTCTATTCTTAATAAACCAGTAGTTGACCAAGGGGAGGCAAAGTGGATCATGCCCCACTCAATTTTTAAAACCTATTATATCTAATGTTCATTTATATAGAAAAAACTAAAATTTTGTGTGGGCTAAGACAGCCCGTCCTAGGCCTCCTCGTCTAGATCAGCTCAATTCTCCCCCTTCTCATCCACCAGCGCTTCGTAGTGTCGCCGCACCTCCTCTGTCCGCGTCGGGCAGGATCACGATCACGAGATCTGCTCGGATGATAGAAAGAAGGAGCGGAGGGTTTGCTACCTAGATTAATCGAGCTTGGGTGTGGGCTTCTTCTCGACGCCGAGGACAACGGTGTTCGTGCCGCGGACGGTCTCAAGAGCGTACTCCACCTAGAACATGTGGCCGCCATTGGCTACGGGGCCACCATGCCTCCAGTGACGCTGCCCGACAAGGAGGCTGGGTATTTGGGAGATTATCGGCCAAGCATCATGGCTCCCGACGAAGCAACAGCTGCGACTAGCGCGCTGGACGTTGCTGGGGGCCGCCTGATACTGGCGGTGGCTGCTGCCTGGGGCAGCGGCAGAGCTCATGATCGTCGAGACCTTTGATACCAGATTGGTAGGAGCCATATTCCCTATCCCGacgatatgtttccgttgcaacgcacggtcaTCCACCTACTAACCCACTATATTCCATATATAATGGGAACCCATATATAATGGGAATAGCAGAATAAAGTCTAATAGTGCAGTCAAACGAGCTCCATGTGAAACATTTTTTAGGAGATCTGTTCGTTTAGGTGTGTCATGGTTGTGGTTCAGTAATATCCCCTCTGCTGCACTTTCTGCTGAGAAAGTATTAACTTTTAGCTTGAACTTAGACTATCTTGCTGCACTTTTAGGGTACCACGTGTCTCTATGCCTGCTGCATTGGAAGACTACCAGTCTACCACCACGTTGCACGCACGACAGAACCTAACCTTTTCCGTTCGCTGGATTCACTTCAAACATTGCCATTCGGAGTGAATCGGTTCTGTTGAAGAGGAAGTGATAGTGAACAGCTATGCATACACATCTACCGTCTGCGCAGGAAGTGAAACTAAAGAATGAGCCAGCGCCAAACCAAGACCGGGCCGGCTCCCATGTAAGGCCCGGTTCCCATGTACGAAACACCGACACACTCGACTTGTAACCCCGACCAGGTTCAGTCAGGTTCGACTCCTCGTCCTATGCTGTATTTACAGAGTTGGCAACGCCGTCCGTCTTCTCTCCTGATCTCCATGCCTCCATCCTCGCCTGAGCTCACTCAGAAGGGGCCCAACCCCGCGGGTCCGGTGGGCTGGTTCCCCCTGACCCTGGGCGACGCGAAGAGCGAGGAGTACAAGTCCTCGCCGGCCGGCGGCAGCATGTCGAGGCCGCTGTACATGCCTTGGATGTCGTCGTAGCTGAGATCCACGAACAGGTCGCTGGTCCTGGCGCTGCCGCCGTCGTCCACCCGCTCCTTCTTGGGCACCATCATCGCCGGATCCGGGAACGGCAGGTCGTTGTCCACGATCTCCGACTCCGGCGTGCGCGTCTCGCCCCACGAGTGGGTGATCTGCGAGTGGGAGGTGCTCATGTCCATGGCCTCCTCCTCTTTGACTGCGCCGGCGGCTGCCCCCTTCCCCAGCCGCATCTTCTCCCACTCGTTCTTCTTGTTGTACAGCCGGCACAGCACCCAGTCATCCAACTGCACACACACAGATCGATCCAAGACAGAATTAAAAGCTAAAAAATTCCTCGTTCAGCCCTCTCTTTTTTTTGTGTGTAGAAACTTACCCTGAGCGACCCCTTCTTGGCGCGGCGGCCGGCGTCAGCGAGCCTGTACTCGTGCATGATCCAGTCTGTCTTGACCCCGCGCGGCGCCTTGCCGGCGTAGAAGACGAGCGCCTTCTTGATCCCGAGCGTGcgggcgtcggcggcggcggcgcgcggcgcGACGGGCTTGTCGGCGCCGGTGGCCTTCCAGTACCCGTCGCCGGCGGCGCGGTTGGGGCGGGAGCCGTTGGGGTACTTGCGGTCCCTGGGCGTGAAGAAGTACCACTCCCGGGCCCCGAAGAGCGCGCGCTCCGGCAGGTCCCACGGGTCGAACCTGTACAGGTCCACCTCGGCGATGATGGGCACGGGGAGGCGCTGCCCCGCCGCCTTGCGGCACAGGTAGTGCTCCACCAGCTCGTCGTCTGTGGGGTGGAACCGGAACCCCGGCGGCAGGTCCAGCTCCGCCTCCGCgtccctctccctcctcctcgTCACCGGCTGTCCCATTATGTGGTCTGGATTGCTGGCGATGAACCCGAGAACTAGAAGCGGTGGCTTCGGTTGTGCCTGCCAGTCCTCCGTCCGACTCCGACTCGGTGTCTTTAAACAGCTCGCTCCCGCGGCTGGCTGCTGGTCGCCGATGGTGGGTGGGGTGGCTCGGCTCTGTGTGTCCTGTCCTGTGGGCGGGTTCTGCGCTGTCATTGAAGCTGAGAACCGCGGGCAGAGGAAGGATATATAGCGGCGGGCGGGCGGTAGTGCGATGCCGCGGGAAAGCGGAGGTGGGTGTGGGTTCGGGAGGGAAAGGGCACGTGGTGGTGCGACAGGCTCGTGGACGGCCACCTCAGCGACCCGGGATTGGACGGGACCGCGGGTGGCGTCACGGGCGACGTCAGCTGATTCAGGACCCATGCGTCGACACGAGTGCCCGTACGGAAGAAAGAAAAAGAGAGAAGTAGGCCGGCATGGCAAGCAGGCGTCTCGAGCCGCCGCGCGTGTGGCGAGGCACGTGGCGGGGCGAGTGAGAGTGTGAGTCGCATCGCACGCGTTGCCGTCGCTGTGCGTGTATGGGCTAGGGCCGAGACGAGCGAGTGCACGGCTGACACGTGTACGGTACTATATTTGCCCGGAGCGTCGTCGGTCGTTCTTATCCaggtgcagtgcagtgcagtgcaggtTGCTGGACCTAGCTACTAGCCTACGACTAGGGGTAGCCCTGCCCCGTGATCGAAAACTAATTAACACGTGAAACGTGTGATACAGCCGGCCGGTGCACTGAACCTTGCTGGCTGCCAACTTGCGTTGGCAAATCTACCTCACCGCTACCCCCATCCCCGGTTATTATATATACTCATGGTCATGACACGGACACTGCTACCACAACGGCCGAAAGCGATATACCGAGACTCCGAGAGCTCTTGCCCGTCGGCAACACCGATGTGCATCATCCTCAAAAAAAATTACATCCAATTTATATAGATTAAAAGCTAATCGAACAATAGGATGATCGTATTTCTTATTTTAGTACTAACTAATTAACTACAAGAAATGAGATTGTAATAAACTAACTCATTCTATTTCACTAATTAAATAAAAAAGTATAAAATAAGAAGATGCTTATTTCTTGAACCAAACACCGCATCAGCCAAGCATGAGGACGCATGCATCCGGCACCGTACGACCGCAAAGTCAAAAGCGTCAGGTTCCTGAGGTGCAAAGGCATGCATGGTGATACCGGTCCGTGCAAGTAGTGCCGCCTTTGCGGCTGCAATCAGGCCGCTAATTAATTAAACGATAGGCCGGCACTGGTTAATTAGCGGCAGGGGACAGGGACGGGCTACACGTTCTCCGGATCGTCGGAGGACACTGCCGGCCGGTGAAATATCGCGTCGCGCGCGGTGTGGACGCTTTGATTCTACTATTGCGCTGCTGGCACGACGACGCCGTCGCTAGCTCACTGGCGGCACGATAGCAAGTGCTAGTACGGAGTACGTGTTGTCAGTTGTCACGATAACATATATTTTATAGTAGCTGTACTGAACAAACTCTCTTTCCACGAGTGGTTCGTACGTACCTAAGCTATACTTTTTCAGCTCGGCGTGGTACACGTTCGTTCAGATGTCAACGGGGACCCGATACCCGCCAACCCgtggggaattcccctattagggtaTAGGTATGCGACGAAAATTGTCCCCATAAGTATAGATATGGGACAAAATCCCCACtcattgggtaaacgggtatgggtttgggaagcaataatccgaacccgattacccatgggtatttcataCGTGTACACATGTCGTGTTTGTATGAATAAGTTGAGGCCGAGCCGGCCACCAAGCCCAGCACGACAGCGCACCAGGTCCCAGGTCCTAGCCCAACAAGGCAACTAGCATACTAGTAAaaaacaaaaccctaaaataaccaGTCATATGCTACGCCCTGCCCAGACGACGGTGATGACCATGGATTCTTAGGCGCCAACGAACTCAGATGGTGACCAAGGAAGGTGAGAAAACTCCATTTCTTCTATCGGTCCCGAAGTACTTATGTCTTTtctgatggatggatggatggatcatgGTTCATGGATGAGTGCTGGTCGATGTAGTGATGTCTAAAATCTAGATTGTGTGTGCTACATGTTAGTACATAGTTATCCCCTAATTGGGGATGGGGACCCAttggggacccgaaacccgaatggggGTGAGTATGAGATGAGTTTTGTACGCATGATGGGTATGGGGATAGATCAAACATGATTAATATGGACATcgcaaggggatgactgactttcatgcagtgtgtctaagtcgagccgtctacaaaagacatcgcaagcaaaagggtgagaacagaattaatatgaccagcaagtaatgaatcataagtaaatgaaggatcagaataaaacataattttcagcaaggtataatatgtagtagaacataggtttggtcagtaggaccaacttttgaagggatatcaaagtcaaggaagagacagaggtctataatccttagaacgaccattctactctaggtcagcggtcctacagtcagcacggctttgataccacttatgtcacacccggttttagaaggcaaaccgaatgcgaaccatgtacgtgccaggatcagttattcacgtacacagcagttacataatatggacatcatcacacagtgctcaaaatagtattaaaaagggataatagtcgattacatcatacgtctgagacgtccatatagttcttacaataaatcaaagtgcggaaaagaaacgtagataacacggccttcacaggcagccgactaggggttgccgctaacccacacctagaactcgtcgtaatcttggaactcctggaagtctccttccacagcttcatcttcgcctgagcagtggttgcaatgctgacaacctggggggggggggttggtgtgtagagcaagggtgagtacacatcaacatactcagcaagtatcctgtttggctgtagtggactagctttatgtggggataagtcaagcagttgcttttagttggtcagattattatttactagtagaaagccaagttttagcattaacccaagttattaacccgatgtaccctttccaaacggaaagaataccacttaccagcaccatagtcataaccaaaaccatcaatctcataaccacctgtaccacaatgtctctgatcaagtaccactaatcactggagctcccttggccgctcataaccgcgagcacggctgatatatcagtttcataacactctgcagaggttgtgcactttacccacaagccgtgattccctcttgcctcgggccgatcaaacccttaaacactaccaaggtgaataggcagggtttcactacgtagcctttacaaagattccccggggctgtagccgcccgttaggtttcctaaatgtaccgcactcctccccaagggacaaatcaaccttggcagagcgagccgcatacaccgagccccattgacggcacgacggcgaagcgaactacaccccggatcctctaattattcagctaagggcaccccattccaccctcatggttgcactgttttcccgggcggtcatccatagaacaggtccttacggagaggcactcgagaaaccgctcgagcccccttgaataccacaagtataatcataaagaagaacgggaaaacagcgtatcatagataatcacatcatgttcattgattagagttgagcaatagcatcagactaagtagtaataatccgacccaaataggtaaacaaggacatggataacaaaagctagtcaatccttaggtataaatgtgtaatgcgggaggtgaattaaagaatgaataggacatggataggtcaaaggacacttgcctccaccaaccgactgctgctcaggggcttctcctgcgaattcctcgggctcttcgaccggatcgttctctatgcgagcgcaaacatacatacatacatccacatatttaatacaaaagaacagtacaccatacaagataacaaataaagtgaatatgcatcaagtatgacattcgataacgcatttgttatggttagaaagaaacgggaaagggtctcgcagggggttaaatcttatgcactaacgatcaattacaattggtttttaacaaaataattctgttatatatatttatatatactaatggaaacctaatcacttttagttgatcaacattgcacagggtaaacaattaactacgtgaatcaataacataacggaattttaaattaaacttcctattttcccatagcatgaacagtgattagcctacttaaaatacagtaattatgatcacagaaagtaaataaaataaaataaaaaaaaacagaggggggggggcggttgaaccggccctaggggcggttgaaccggcggcgggcggccgggctggcgagggcgggcggcgcagggggcggccgagccggccgagcaggggggacggggcggccgagccgctgggcgcgcaggggcgcggggcagggcgcggggcggccgagcggccgagccggcggggtggggcgggcggccgaaccggccatggggccgagcggcgaggggaaggggagggaggagagggggaggagggagagagggaggagggggggggctcaccggtgtcggggatcgacggcgaggggcggccggcggcagggggcggcgcggcgacctagggcagggggcgggtagggggtaggggcggcggcttaggtggggagggagaaaatgagggggagagggagagggttagggaataagggaaagaggggggggggcggctgggccttccaggcccaagaggggggcgcgcaggggcctgggccggccggggtcggcccacggcgcgggagagagagaaaaagaggagagaaaaagagagggagaaaaaaaagaaagaaaagatcttctccacattttcgaaatccgatctttctacatgaatgcaattgcgctttcaaagcaatcaaaagaaatgcaaggttcggcatggtgcatcaaacaacataaggtatttagggtttttcctacacgggagatccaaaccgaatcccgctaaactttgaaaaaggtcaaggtttagcgaagggaaaaagaaaaggaaaaggtaacgcccgaattttggcgagtaaagaaaagaaaaaattcaactgcaaaattcggggcgttacaaacctatcccccttaaaagaatctcgccctcgagattcagggctggctagcaaagagctccgggtacttggccatcaaatcatcttcacgctcccaggttgcttcttcttcagagtggtgattccatctgacttt is a genomic window of Zea mays cultivar B73 chromosome 5, Zm-B73-REFERENCE-NAM-5.0, whole genome shotgun sequence containing:
- the LOC100273092 gene encoding NAC domain-containing protein 2, which produces MTAQNPPTGQDTQSRATPPTIGDQQPAAGASCLKTPSRSRTEDWQAQPKPPLLVLGFIASNPDHIMGQPVTRRRERDAEAELDLPPGFRFHPTDDELVEHYLCRKAAGQRLPVPIIAEVDLYRFDPWDLPERALFGAREWYFFTPRDRKYPNGSRPNRAAGDGYWKATGADKPVAPRAAAADARTLGIKKALVFYAGKAPRGVKTDWIMHEYRLADAGRRAKKGSLRLDDWVLCRLYNKKNEWEKMRLGKGAAAGAVKEEEAMDMSTSHSQITHSWGETRTPESEIVDNDLPFPDPAMMVPKKERVDDGGSARTSDLFVDLSYDDIQGMYSGLDMLPPAGEDLYSSLFASPRVRGNQPTGPAGLGPF